One genomic window of Polyangium aurulentum includes the following:
- a CDS encoding response regulator transcription factor, with protein MPSDFVVVVDADLSAYGALVEGLPADTYDVVSVATARAGFNASCALEPHVIITALNLPDADAIELAGVIRGHDTRVAYTPLIVLAATNDESTRLAVLKSGADLVMTAPVDPVELVAQVNAMIAMAERIREIERGQSILPPASDGQAYAVLGDPAKMSVASVLGALEIEQRSGELRFGGSSTRRLSIRIASGVLVSGMLDGQAVTALEALKAGLVWDGNQFGFVASAHEAPPSGSKQLGALLVAALAEAEPNERLAHEIIASSRLLGHPGGSLRMGDSTAFFFGEAAPSLRNDTAGLNSAASIKLGEPASMRLEDTAAGRRFLRDTAAGIRLGKLGESTASIRPTSIKLGDTSAGIKLTDTLVARKVGPSSYKGAPALTGTLASFGQPLPPRPPPPPAVSAPPAKEEEAVPESERTTMRRTLRGLDAPAVKPPGSGRS; from the coding sequence ATGCCGAGCGATTTCGTGGTCGTCGTGGACGCGGACCTATCGGCGTACGGCGCGCTCGTGGAAGGCCTGCCAGCGGACACTTACGACGTGGTTTCCGTCGCCACTGCGCGCGCCGGCTTCAACGCCTCCTGCGCCCTCGAGCCGCATGTGATCATCACTGCACTCAACCTGCCCGACGCCGATGCGATCGAGCTGGCGGGCGTGATCCGCGGCCACGACACGCGCGTCGCCTACACGCCGCTCATCGTGCTGGCTGCGACGAACGACGAGTCGACGCGCCTCGCGGTGCTCAAGAGCGGCGCGGACCTCGTGATGACCGCGCCCGTCGATCCGGTGGAGCTGGTGGCGCAGGTGAACGCGATGATCGCCATGGCCGAGCGCATCCGCGAGATCGAGCGCGGCCAGTCGATCCTGCCGCCCGCGAGCGACGGGCAGGCGTACGCGGTGCTCGGCGATCCGGCGAAGATGAGCGTGGCCAGCGTGCTCGGCGCGCTCGAGATCGAGCAGCGCAGCGGCGAGCTTCGCTTCGGCGGCAGCTCGACGCGGCGGCTGTCGATCCGGATCGCGTCGGGCGTGCTCGTGAGCGGGATGCTCGATGGGCAGGCCGTCACGGCGCTCGAGGCGCTCAAGGCGGGGCTCGTCTGGGACGGCAATCAGTTCGGCTTCGTGGCCAGCGCGCACGAGGCGCCGCCTTCCGGGTCGAAGCAGCTCGGCGCGCTGCTCGTGGCGGCCCTCGCCGAGGCGGAGCCGAACGAGCGGCTCGCGCACGAGATCATCGCGAGCAGCAGGCTGCTCGGGCACCCGGGCGGCAGCCTTCGCATGGGCGACTCGACGGCGTTCTTCTTCGGCGAGGCGGCCCCGAGCCTGCGGAATGACACGGCGGGGCTGAACTCGGCGGCGAGCATCAAGCTCGGCGAGCCGGCCTCGATGCGGCTGGAGGACACGGCCGCGGGGCGCAGGTTCTTGCGCGACACGGCGGCCGGAATCCGGCTCGGCAAGCTTGGCGAGTCGACGGCGAGCATCCGGCCGACGAGCATCAAGCTCGGCGACACGTCCGCGGGCATCAAGCTGACCGACACGCTGGTCGCCAGGAAGGTCGGGCCGTCCTCGTACAAGGGCGCCCCCGCGCTCACGGGTACGCTCGCGAGCTTCGGACAGCCGCTGCCGCCCCGTCCTCCTCCCCCGCCGGCCGTGAGCGCGCCGCCTGCGAAAGAAGAAGAGGCGGTCCCCGAGTCGGAGCGCACGACGATGCGGCGAACCCTCCGGGGGCTCGACGCGCCCGCGGTCAAGCCCCCGGGCTCGGGTCGGTCTTGA
- a CDS encoding TIGR04563 family protein has product MNDKDALAKNNEASKTDKRKQSLYFPESMLQEIKEEAARLDRSLSWVVQRAWKLARLEIKKLPSVNEVSDGDEDIGD; this is encoded by the coding sequence ATGAACGACAAAGACGCGCTGGCGAAGAACAACGAGGCCTCGAAGACCGACAAACGCAAGCAGAGCCTCTACTTTCCCGAGTCGATGCTCCAGGAGATCAAGGAGGAGGCCGCGCGGCTCGACCGTTCGCTTTCCTGGGTCGTGCAGCGGGCCTGGAAGCTCGCGCGTCTCGAGATCAAGAAGCTCCCGAGTGTCAACGAGGTGAGCGACGGCGACGAGGACATTGGCGATTGA